The following proteins are encoded in a genomic region of Glycine max cultivar Williams 82 chromosome 18, Glycine_max_v4.0, whole genome shotgun sequence:
- the LOC100804669 gene encoding probable long-chain-alcohol O-fatty-acyltransferase 1: protein MYGEIERFIKVWISAILGLCYCYYMAARIPKGFLRLLSLLPILYLFIILPLNISSPNLVGYTSFFLVQLGIFKLLLFSFNKGPLALSPPNIVHFISIASLPITPKQHPPTNKNNTTNTQKPKWLLPLKLLIFAMIARVYEYNEYFHPHFILVLYCLHLYLGLELVFALIATPVQTLFGLKIEPHFNKPYLSSPLQDFWGHRCNLMVTCLLRSTVYNHVSCMITGLVGPSCATSAAMLATFLVSGLVLELIYYHVTRVPPTWEVTCFFVLHSVCTVAEVAVKKVVLRRGWRLHRAVSGPLVVAFLAISANWLFFHQLLRNEMDRKSSEEYVILVDFVKSKI, encoded by the exons ATGTATGGTGAAATTGAAAGGTTCATCAAAGTATGGATTTCAGCCATCTTAGGtttatgttattgttattaCATGGCTGCAAGAATACCAAAGGGCTTCTTGAGACTTCTCTCCCTTCTCCCTATTCTCTACCTCTTCATCATCCTTCCCTTGAACATCTCTTCACCTAACTTAGTTGGATACACTTCCTTCTTCCTTGTTCAACTTGGCATTTTCAAGCTCCTACTTTTTTCCTTCAACAAAGGCCCTCTTGCCCTATCACCCCCAAACATTGTCCATTTCATCTCCATAGCTTCCCTCCCCATCACCCCAAAACAACATCCACCAACCAATAAAAATAACACCACCAACACCCAAAAGCCAAAATGGCTATTGCCCTTAAAATTGCTTATTTTTGCAATGATCGCACGTGTTTATGAGTACAATGAATACTTCCACCCTCATTTCATATTAGTCCTTTATTGTCTTCACTTGTACCTTGGCTTAGAGCTTGTTTTTGCTCTTATTGCAACCCCGGTTCAAACCCTTTTTGGCTTAAAGATAGAACCACACTTCAACAAACCCTACCTTTCGTCCCCACTTCAAGATTTTTGGGGTCATAGATGCAACCTTATGGTTA CTTGTCTTCTACGCTCTACAGTATACAACCACGTAAGCTGTATGATTACGGGTTTAGTGGGTCCCTCATGTGCCACGTCAGCTGCCATGTTGGCCACGTTCCTTGTGTCTGGGCTTGTGCTTGAGTTAATCTATTATCATGTTACACGTGTACCTCCCACGTGGGAAGTTACGTGTTTTTTTGTGCTTCACAGTGTGTGCACGGTGGCGGAGGTGGCTGTTAAGAAGGTGGTTCTCCGTCGTGGATGGCGGCTGCACCGTGCCGTGTCAGGGCCACTCGTGGTGGCATTCTTGGCTATCTCGGCGAATTGGCTGTTTTTTCATCAATTGTTGAGGAATGAAATGGATAGGAAGTCCAGTGAAGAGTATGTAATTTTGGTGGATTTTGTTAAGTCTAAGATATAA